Genomic window (Deinococcus arcticus):
CGGCCTATGCACCGGCCCAGGACGAACAGCGCACCCTGCTGGGCGAGGTGCTGGGGTATCGCGGCCCCGTCAAGCGTCTGAGCCTGCGCTACACCAGAGAGACCAGCTCGTTTGACCTGGATGGGCCGCAGCCCTTCGCCACAAGGATCATTGACGTGGCCCCGGACGGTCAGAGCGCCCGGATGACCATGACCGTGGCAGGCGAAACAAAGGTGCGCACCCTGCGGGTATCCGGCCACACCGTGCTGGTGCTGGACGGCACCAAGGTGTACGAGCGCTACACCTTTGACGGTCTGTGCCTGCGCCGGGCCGAGGAGTTGCTGTTCCAGGTCAAGCTGCACCAGACCTGCGACGCCCAGGGCCGCCTGCTGACCCGGGAAGTCAGTGGCGAGCGGGGCCACCAATCATCGCGCTACGGCTGGGGCTGGAAAGGCCGCAGCGCCGTGGTCACGTTCGGCAATGGGGAGACCGAGCGCCGGACCTACGATGCGTTCGGCCATCTGCTGAAGGTCGTGGCCTCCACTGGCGAGACCACGACCTTCAGGCCCGGTGTAGACGCCCGGGGCAACTGGTTTCTGCTCTCTGAGCTTGGCTTTTACCAGTTCGACACCTCACCCCAGGCGGCTTACGACAACGTGCGGAACTATGGACCCCTGACAATGATCATGCGTGAGCTGACGTATCGCTAGGCCGCCAGACAGCTTAAGATTGCGGCCTGACGTGACGCCCCGCAGCCGGTCAACGAGGTTTCATACGGATTCCGAAAAATTCCGTAACATATTACGGAATTTTTCCGACCGGAGGAAGAAGGAACAAATGCGGATTTCCGGGAATTGGAGGAACATCCGGCTCCTTCCCGGATGTTACGGAAATGGACGGCAGTCCGTATCAGTGTTGACGGTGCTGTTGCCGGTGAAGGCGTTCAGGGTGGCCTGACCCTGGTGTTCCCACCACCGCAGCCTGCCCCGCGCGCCCGCCCTGACAGACTGGTGGAGCGCGCCCCACTGGCACTCAGGCCCTGTGCCAGGCCGTGGTGCGCTCTGTTCCAGCACGGCGAACAGGGACTGAGTGCCAAACTTCGCGTACGACACGCTGAGGTTTTGCCCGGTGCAGGTGCAGTGCACCACGCAGCAGGGCACCTGCACCGGGAGCGTGGCGGCCAGGGCGAGGGCGGGCCGCCTCAGAGCCAGGGCGATTACTGGCACGCGCTTCATGCCGCGCAGCCTGGACAGGCCGTGTGAGGGCCGAGCGAGAACGCGCGGCCCCACAGACTCAGGGGCAGACCTCATCCCCTCTCACAGAGCCGGCGCAGGCCGCAGTGGTAGCGTGAAGGCACCGGACGCGCCCGCCGGGCGGTCTGGAACGGCCCACGCCCACCCCCCGGGAGACCCAATGTCTGCACCCACGCCCAGACACAGCGCCGCGCAGCCCCCCAGAGGCCGCCGGCCCCGTACCGGCCAGCGGCCTGGGCAGCCCTGTGGAGGTGAAGCATTGCTCTAGACCAGCTGTTGGTGGGCGCAGCGCAAAAGGCCGGTTTGGTGTACCATGGACACTGTTGCCGTTTGGAGGCCAGCAAGCTTCCAGCGGCGTTTGCGGGGGCGTGGCCCATGACTGCCACAGAACTCGTGAATTCGTTCACAGGAGCAAAGACATGAAGACCCTCATCCTCGGTGCTGGTTACGCCGGCCTGGCCGTCGCCACAAAACTGAAGCCCACCCCTGGCCTGGAGGCCCTGATGGTGGAGCAAAATGCCTATCACACCTTTGAGACCCGCCTGCATGAGGCGGCCGCCCACAACACCCGCGTGACCCTGCCCCTCTCGCCCCTGCTGCGCGGCACGGGCGTGGCGCTGGAACAGGCGCAGGTGGAGCATGTGGCGCTGGACGACCAGGAAGTCAAACTCAAAGACGGGCGCGTGCTGACCTACGACACCCTGGTGGTGGCGCTGGGCTCGGTCACGAACTTCTACCGCATTCCCGGTCTGGCCGAGAACGCCGCTGAACTCAAGCAGCTCAGCGACGCCGACGAGATTTTTAATTTCGTCAACCGCGCCTACACCACCGAGTACCAGGGCAACCGCGACATCGTGGTGGGCGGCGCGGGCCTGACCGGCGTGGAGCTGGTGACCGAACTGGCCCAGCGCGCCCAGCTGCTGAGCAAGGAGCGCGGCCTGCCGCCCTTCAACATTTACCTCGTGGAAGCCGGGCCCAAGATTCTGCCCATTCTGGACGAGGGCCTGCGCGCCAAGGCGCAGCGCACGCTGGAGGAATACGGCATTCACATTCTGGTGGGCCACCGCCTGATGCAGGCCACCGCCGACACCGTGACCGTGCAGACCGCCAGCGGCGAGCAGAAGGTGATTGAGGCCGGCAAGATCATCTGGACCGGCGGGATTCAGGCGCGCGACATCGTGAGTGGCAGCAAGCTGGAAAAGGGGCCCGGCGGGCGCATCGCCGTAGATGACCGCCTGCGCGCCAAGGGCTACCCCGAGGTGTTCGTGATTGGTGACATGGGCCTGGCCCTGAACCAGGACGGCAAGCCGGTGCCCACCACCGCGCAGCATGCCGGCCAGCAGGGCCGCCTGACGGGCAAGAACCTGCTGCGCCTGGCCAAGGGCGAGGAGCTGGAGCCCTACGAGCCCACCACCCTGGGCGAGTTCGTGAGCCTGGGCGGCCTGATGGCCGTGGGCTGGATGAAGCTGCCCTGGAACCAGAAACTGGCGATCACAGGCGGCA
Coding sequences:
- a CDS encoding NAD(P)/FAD-dependent oxidoreductase, giving the protein MKTLILGAGYAGLAVATKLKPTPGLEALMVEQNAYHTFETRLHEAAAHNTRVTLPLSPLLRGTGVALEQAQVEHVALDDQEVKLKDGRVLTYDTLVVALGSVTNFYRIPGLAENAAELKQLSDADEIFNFVNRAYTTEYQGNRDIVVGGAGLTGVELVTELAQRAQLLSKERGLPPFNIYLVEAGPKILPILDEGLRAKAQRTLEEYGIHILVGHRLMQATADTVTVQTASGEQKVIEAGKIIWTGGIQARDIVSGSKLEKGPGGRIAVDDRLRAKGYPEVFVIGDMGLALNQDGKPVPTTAQHAGQQGRLTGKNLLRLAKGEELEPYEPTTLGEFVSLGGLMAVGWMKLPWNQKLAITGGIAHVMKRASEWRWRASID